Below is a genomic region from Aromatoleum aromaticum EbN1.
GTTCGATAGTCCTGCCTGCAGCAATGCAACTTCTTGTGTGAGAAAAAAGGTTTAGGGCTAAACTGCGCCGCAGAGGGCTGCGGAACCCTCTATTCCCGCGTTTACAAGGAAAAACAATGATGGACCTGAAGAACTTGTCGCTTCCTGAGCTGAAGAAGCTCTCTGTCGCCGTTCAGAAGGAGCTGGACCGGAGGACACTTCAGTCGAAGAAGGCGCTGATCAAGCAAGTACAGCAGATGGCAGCTGAACATGGCTTGGATGCCGACGAGATGCTTGCTGAGGTCGGCTCGTCCGGCCGGGAAGGGTCGAGCGTGAAGTCAGGTGCCGGAAAAGCTGCTCCTGGGCGCAAGAAGAAGGCACCTGCCGTGAAGAAGGAGAAGTTGCCGCCGGTGTACTGGAATCCGGTGAACGCTCAGGAGGGCTGGAGTGGCCGCGGCCGCAAGCCGTCTTGGGTGATCACGTTCCTGGAGAACGGCGGCGATCTCGAGAGCCTGAAGAAGCGGCAGTAAGTTGGAGGCAAAAAAACGCCCGGGACAATGAGGTCTCGGGCGTTTTAGGGTCAGGATTCAAATGAAGCCTTGGTGGCGGAAAACCGCCTCCTTGACCACACTGCCATCGGGCAATGCCTTTTCGACGCTCACACGTTTAGAGAACGAGT
It encodes:
- a CDS encoding H-NS family nucleoid-associated regulatory protein, producing the protein MMDLKNLSLPELKKLSVAVQKELDRRTLQSKKALIKQVQQMAAEHGLDADEMLAEVGSSGREGSSVKSGAGKAAPGRKKKAPAVKKEKLPPVYWNPVNAQEGWSGRGRKPSWVITFLENGGDLESLKKRQ